The following coding sequences lie in one Bartonella sp. DGB1 genomic window:
- a CDS encoding alanine/glycine:cation symporter family protein, producing the protein MTGIIDFVNYYLWGYVLIFGLILTGAYFTLRLRFIQIVHFGEFLRLAFKPARKGGKRQGITPFQALMVSLASRVGVGNITGVAVALYLGGAGAIFWMWVVAFLGIATAYAENALGQLYKVRNEEGQFRGGPSFYIARGLKAPLLAKIFACCLILSYGLVFNAVQANSIADSINFAFGVPKSVMGVILAILVGIVILGGINKVAKVAQYLVPSMALFYFLVVLYIVLTNITEVPAAFKMIFYSAFGFEQAAGGFTGGLMAAMLNGVKRGLFSNEAGAGSSPNIAAVADPTPPHPATQGFIQALGAALDTLVVCTATALLILLSGQLDFGSTVTGMELTQRAMHTYFGDLGVYFVALIIFFFAFTSILGNYSYAENAMVYLKVGSRKYLYILCAVLLIMVMWGSVQTVQMVFNAADASMGIMATINIIAILVLSNVVVKMTKDYFNQKNMGKIPEFNLSEYPELKGQIEEDIWGKEQMDRQREEDKK; encoded by the coding sequence ATTACTGGTATCATTGATTTTGTAAATTATTATCTTTGGGGATATGTATTAATATTTGGTCTTATTTTGACTGGTGCGTATTTTACTTTAAGGTTACGTTTCATTCAAATAGTTCATTTTGGTGAATTTTTACGATTAGCATTTAAACCAGCACGCAAAGGTGGTAAACGACAAGGTATTACACCTTTCCAGGCGTTAATGGTTAGTTTGGCATCAAGAGTAGGTGTAGGTAATATTACTGGTGTTGCTGTTGCACTTTATTTGGGTGGAGCTGGTGCTATATTTTGGATGTGGGTAGTAGCTTTCTTAGGTATTGCTACAGCTTATGCTGAAAATGCGTTGGGGCAATTATATAAAGTGCGTAATGAAGAGGGGCAATTTAGAGGTGGTCCTTCATTTTATATTGCTCGTGGATTAAAAGCACCTCTTTTAGCTAAAATATTTGCTTGTTGTTTAATATTATCTTACGGGTTGGTATTTAATGCGGTGCAAGCTAATTCTATTGCTGATTCTATAAATTTTGCTTTTGGTGTTCCTAAATCAGTAATGGGTGTTATTTTAGCTATTTTAGTTGGTATAGTCATATTAGGAGGTATTAATAAAGTTGCTAAAGTGGCTCAATATTTGGTGCCAAGTATGGCTTTATTTTATTTTTTAGTAGTTCTTTATATTGTGCTTACCAATATTACTGAAGTCCCGGCGGCTTTTAAAATGATATTTTATAGTGCTTTTGGCTTTGAACAAGCTGCAGGTGGATTTACTGGTGGATTAATGGCTGCTATGTTAAATGGTGTAAAAAGAGGTCTATTCTCTAACGAGGCCGGTGCTGGTTCTTCTCCTAATATAGCTGCTGTTGCTGATCCTACTCCACCTCATCCAGCTACTCAAGGCTTTATTCAAGCTTTAGGTGCGGCATTGGATACTCTTGTGGTTTGTACTGCTACTGCTTTGTTAATTTTATTATCAGGACAATTAGATTTTGGATCAACTGTTACCGGAATGGAATTAACTCAAAGGGCTATGCATACATACTTCGGTGATTTAGGAGTATATTTTGTGGCTTTAATTATATTCTTTTTTGCTTTCACCTCTATATTAGGTAATTATTCATATGCAGAAAATGCTATGGTTTATTTAAAGGTTGGGTCTCGCAAATATTTATATATTTTATGTGCCGTATTATTAATTATGGTCATGTGGGGATCCGTTCAAACTGTGCAGATGGTATTTAATGCAGCGGATGCTTCTATGGGAATTATGGCAACAATAAATATTATTGCTATCCTAGTTTTATCTAATGTAGTAGTAAAAATGACTAAAGATTATTTTAATCAAAAAAATATGGGGAAAATACCAGAATTTAATCTTAGTGAATATCCTGAATTAAAAGGACAAATAGAAGAAGATATTTGGGGTAAAGAACAGATGGATCGTCAACGAGAAGAAGATAAAAAATAA
- a CDS encoding MFS transporter, whose translation MIMVNELPQKHVKSGMALVFMILLLDSIGIAMLVPILPQLLQELTGHTIKEAVLHGSLLITSYAAMQFLFAPLVGAASDKWGRRPILLISVLTFAIDNLICALAGSYLFLLVGRILAGISGASYTTCMAYIADVSHKKNLTKNFSMIEIAFGIGFVIGPVIGSFLGTINVRCPFYAAAALALVNFILSWWFLPETLPLDQRRNINWIKSNPINALLKLKQYPTVKYIAATDFFYAMSVNVWLIWSYISVARYQWTPNHIGLSLMIFSIGQIFVTLLILPYLANRMTDKKLALLGLSIVTISYVGYAFAITEWMVYVVFFITLLEFVAPAPLRSIAAAQVSKSHQGEVQGTIASLRSLTAIIAPVIYAIIFSYFSNNNVLVNFLGMPFIIAFVFSVISLMIFYKGVIKKTT comes from the coding sequence ATGATAATGGTTAATGAACTACCACAAAAACATGTAAAGAGCGGTATGGCTTTAGTTTTTATGATTCTACTACTGGATAGTATTGGAATTGCTATGCTTGTTCCAATATTACCGCAATTGTTACAAGAATTGACAGGTCATACAATTAAAGAAGCAGTGTTGCATGGTAGTTTATTGATAACTTCATATGCTGCTATGCAATTTTTATTTGCTCCTTTAGTAGGAGCCGCTTCAGATAAGTGGGGTAGAAGACCGATATTGCTTATTTCTGTGTTAACTTTCGCTATTGATAATTTAATATGTGCTTTAGCAGGATCTTATTTATTTTTGTTAGTTGGACGTATTTTGGCTGGAATAAGTGGTGCAAGTTATACTACATGTATGGCATATATAGCTGATGTATCTCATAAAAAAAATCTAACTAAAAATTTTTCTATGATAGAAATTGCTTTCGGTATAGGATTTGTGATTGGTCCTGTCATTGGGAGCTTTTTGGGTACTATAAATGTTAGATGTCCATTTTATGCCGCTGCTGCTTTAGCTTTAGTTAATTTTATTTTATCATGGTGGTTTTTACCTGAAACATTACCTTTAGATCAGCGTAGGAACATTAATTGGATTAAATCCAATCCAATTAATGCATTATTAAAGTTAAAGCAATATCCAACTGTCAAATATATAGCCGCAACCGATTTTTTTTATGCCATGTCTGTTAATGTTTGGCTTATATGGTCATATATCAGTGTAGCAAGATATCAGTGGACGCCAAATCATATAGGGTTATCGTTAATGATATTTTCAATAGGGCAAATTTTTGTTACTTTATTAATTTTGCCTTATCTAGCAAATAGAATGACAGATAAAAAATTAGCTCTATTAGGATTATCCATAGTAACTATATCTTATGTTGGCTATGCTTTTGCTATAACAGAATGGATGGTATATGTAGTATTTTTTATAACATTACTAGAATTTGTAGCACCTGCACCACTCAGATCTATTGCGGCAGCACAGGTAAGTAAATCACATCAAGGAGAGGTGCAAGGTACTATAGCGAGTTTAAGAAGTCTAACAGCTATTATTGCACCAGTTATTTATGCTATTATTTTTAGTTATTTCTCTAATAATAATGTTTTGGTTAACTTTTTAGGTATGCCTTTTATTATAGCCTTTGTATTTTCCGTTATATCGCTAATGATTTTTTATAAAGGGGTTATTAAAAAAACTACTTAA
- a CDS encoding DUF475 domain-containing protein, protein MKSFLFYCKYSLWITFLSFSLVALLGYLQGENLFSIFNNLLIAIALVCLEVSLSFDNAVINARILKNMSEKWQKYFLTWGILIAVFGMRVLFPIILVSFFAGISLSNVVELAIFYPEQYAAILHESHILILAFAGSFLMLVAVNFFIDNNKKIHWFNKIECFLTKNSYPLLTSLLLVFVIISFLTLLINPIYKYAFFMSSVVAIVIFFIIESISYLLNNYFVNTTSVAKSGLIGFLYLELLDASFSFDGVIGAFSLTNNLFIIAVGLGIGAFFIRSFTLMLVETGSLTKYRYLEHGAFYAVLALAVMLYIQLFIKLPEIFMGIIGILIISYSLFDSFKYNKKNIN, encoded by the coding sequence ATGAAAAGTTTTTTATTTTATTGTAAATATAGTTTGTGGATTACTTTTTTAAGTTTTAGTTTAGTTGCCTTATTAGGATATCTACAAGGCGAAAATTTATTTTCAATATTTAATAATTTATTGATTGCTATAGCATTAGTTTGTTTGGAGGTATCTTTGTCTTTTGATAATGCTGTTATTAATGCTCGTATTTTAAAGAATATGTCTGAAAAATGGCAAAAATATTTTTTGACATGGGGTATTTTAATTGCAGTATTTGGAATGCGTGTATTATTTCCTATAATTTTAGTGAGTTTTTTTGCTGGTATAAGTTTATCAAATGTAGTCGAATTAGCAATTTTCTATCCTGAACAATATGCAGCTATTTTACATGAATCACATATATTAATATTAGCTTTTGCGGGTAGTTTTTTAATGCTGGTAGCTGTTAATTTTTTTATTGATAATAATAAAAAAATACATTGGTTTAACAAAATAGAGTGTTTTTTAACTAAAAATTCTTATCCTTTACTAACTTCGTTGTTACTAGTTTTTGTAATTATAAGCTTTTTAACTTTACTGATAAATCCAATTTATAAATATGCTTTTTTTATGTCTTCGGTGGTAGCTATTGTAATTTTTTTTATTATTGAAAGTATATCATATTTATTAAATAATTATTTTGTAAATACAACTTCTGTTGCAAAATCTGGTTTGATAGGTTTTTTATATTTAGAATTATTAGATGCGAGCTTTTCATTTGACGGTGTAATAGGGGCCTTTAGTTTAACTAATAATTTGTTTATTATTGCTGTTGGATTAGGGATTGGAGCTTTTTTTATCAGATCTTTCACTCTTATGTTAGTAGAAACGGGTAGTTTAACTAAATATCGTTATTTAGAACATGGAGCTTTTTATGCTGTTTTGGCTTTAGCTGTAATGCTATACATCCAATTATTTATAAAATTACCAGAAATATTTATGGGTATAATTGGCATATTAATAATATCTTATTCGTTATTTGATTCTTTCAAATATAATAAAAAAAATATTAATTAA
- the rpoD gene encoding RNA polymerase sigma factor RpoD has protein sequence MTSKQNQSKKDDKPLLDLSDEFIKKMIRDARKKGYVTMDELNSILPSEELTSDQIEDTMTMLSEMGVNIIEEEADLEESGVTDLVEVSGRALTTAAPKKSNIDSTDDPVRMYLREMGNVELLSRSGEIAIAKRIEAGRATMISGLCESPLTFQALIIWRDQLEDKSVPLREVIDLEGSYVEPIATDELDLLTEKSPKNFKKSPSLSSNKLENESLDKDMEEDDEINPSLTAMEEELYPRVMESLNIIAETYVKLRKLQEQQFDDKNEVNLSAKQKKSYKLLQASLVNEVNSLSLHPNRVDALVEQLYSINKGLIQSEGSLKRLADSYGVTHEDFLKQYCGKEISPNWINHISTLKSKVWKKFAAEKQDDILRIQQDIRELVQETGISIGEFKRIVTSVQKGEREMALAKKEMVEANLRLVISIAKKYTNRGLQFLDLIQEGNIGLMKAVDKFEYRRGYKFSTYATWWIRQAITRSIADQARTIRIPVHMIETINKIVRTSRQMNNEIGRDPTPEELAEKLSMSLDKVCKVLKISKEPVSLEIPVGDEDDSHLGDFIEDKNALLPIDAAIQANLRDTTTKVLASLTAREERVLRMRFGIGMNTDHTLEEVGQQFSVTRERIRQIEAKALRKLKHPSRSRKLRSFLDN, from the coding sequence ATGACAAGTAAACAGAATCAGAGTAAAAAAGATGACAAACCATTGTTAGATTTATCTGATGAATTTATCAAGAAAATGATTCGTGATGCTCGGAAAAAAGGTTATGTAACCATGGATGAGCTCAATAGTATATTGCCGTCTGAAGAGTTAACTTCTGATCAAATTGAAGATACTATGACTATGTTGTCAGAAATGGGAGTTAATATTATAGAAGAAGAGGCAGATCTAGAAGAAAGTGGTGTTACTGATTTAGTAGAAGTATCTGGAAGAGCATTAACTACTGCTGCACCGAAAAAATCTAATATAGACAGCACTGATGACCCTGTTCGAATGTATCTGCGCGAAATGGGAAATGTAGAACTATTGTCACGTAGCGGTGAGATAGCCATAGCAAAAAGAATTGAAGCAGGTCGAGCAACCATGATTTCAGGGTTGTGTGAAAGTCCATTAACTTTCCAGGCTTTAATTATTTGGAGAGATCAGTTAGAAGATAAATCTGTACCTTTAAGAGAGGTAATAGATTTAGAAGGTAGTTATGTTGAACCTATAGCAACCGATGAATTAGATCTATTGACAGAAAAATCTCCTAAAAACTTTAAAAAGTCGCCATCTTTATCATCTAATAAACTAGAAAATGAATCCTTAGATAAAGATATGGAGGAAGATGATGAGATTAATCCTTCTTTGACCGCTATGGAAGAAGAGCTTTATCCAAGAGTTATGGAATCATTAAATATTATTGCTGAAACATATGTTAAATTGCGTAAATTGCAAGAACAGCAATTTGATGATAAAAATGAGGTAAATCTTTCTGCAAAACAAAAAAAATCCTATAAGCTTTTACAAGCATCATTAGTGAATGAAGTTAATTCTTTGTCTTTGCATCCTAACAGAGTAGATGCCTTAGTTGAACAGTTATATAGTATTAATAAAGGTTTGATACAAAGTGAGGGTAGCTTAAAACGTTTAGCGGATTCTTACGGTGTGACACATGAAGATTTTCTTAAACAATATTGCGGAAAAGAAATATCTCCTAATTGGATAAATCATATAAGTACCTTAAAGAGCAAGGTTTGGAAAAAATTTGCTGCAGAGAAACAAGATGATATTTTACGAATACAACAAGATATCAGAGAGTTAGTGCAAGAGACTGGAATATCTATAGGAGAGTTTAAACGTATTGTAACTAGTGTACAAAAAGGTGAGCGAGAAATGGCTCTGGCTAAAAAAGAAATGGTTGAGGCTAATCTAAGATTGGTTATTTCTATTGCTAAAAAATACACTAATAGAGGATTACAATTCTTAGATTTAATACAAGAGGGCAATATTGGTTTAATGAAAGCAGTAGATAAATTTGAATATCGTAGAGGATATAAATTTTCTACTTATGCAACTTGGTGGATAAGACAAGCTATTACAAGATCTATTGCTGATCAGGCGCGTACAATACGTATTCCTGTACATATGATAGAAACTATTAATAAAATAGTTCGTACTTCAAGACAAATGAATAACGAAATTGGTAGGGATCCTACACCAGAAGAATTAGCAGAAAAATTGTCAATGTCGTTAGATAAAGTTTGTAAGGTGCTTAAAATATCTAAGGAGCCTGTTTCATTAGAAATTCCTGTTGGGGATGAGGATGATTCGCATTTGGGGGATTTTATCGAAGATAAAAATGCTTTATTACCTATTGATGCGGCTATTCAAGCAAACTTACGCGATACTACTACTAAGGTTTTAGCTTCTCTTACTGCAAGAGAAGAAAGAGTTTTACGTATGAGATTCGGTATAGGTATGAATACAGATCATACTCTCGAAGAAGTGGGGCAACAATTTTCAGTTACAAGAGAAAGGATCAGACAAATTGAAGCAAAAGCCTTGCGCAAATTGAAACATCCTAGTCGTTCTAGAAAGTTACGTAGCTTTTTAGATAATTAA
- the carA gene encoding glutamine-hydrolyzing carbamoyl-phosphate synthase small subunit, producing MSHNLSHLPPSHNNACTSSNNSNVWSIKQPTAVIVFEDGNIIYGNGFGATGTIEGEICFNTAMTGYQEILTDPSYSGQIINFTFPHIGIVGTNNEDIEDLTPETKFGAVGAIFKADITSPSNYRSNNNFNEWLKKRNIIALSDVDTRSITSYIRDKGAKNVVISHNPDGIFNIEKLLNKAKQWSGLNGVDLAKAVSNCNSPSWLETSWQWPYGYGTQKEHNYNVVVIDYGIKRNILRLLCDIGAKVTIVSAQTSAADILALNPDGIFLSNGPGDPSATGIYSIAILQELLTTKIPIFGICLGHQLLALATGAKTIKMHQGHHGSNHPVKDYTTGKVEIVSMNHGFAVDSKSLPNNVKETHISLFDGTNCGIALLDSPAFSVQHHPEASPGPQDSHYLFRRFSQLMNEYKNKKAIK from the coding sequence ATGTCTCACAATTTATCACATCTTCCTCCTAGTCATAATAATGCCTGCACCAGCTCTAACAATTCTAATGTTTGGTCTATAAAACAACCTACTGCTGTGATTGTTTTTGAAGATGGTAATATCATCTATGGTAACGGCTTTGGAGCAACAGGAACTATAGAAGGTGAGATATGCTTTAATACCGCTATGACCGGTTATCAGGAAATATTAACTGATCCATCGTATAGTGGACAAATAATCAACTTTACTTTTCCTCACATTGGCATAGTTGGTACTAATAATGAAGATATTGAAGATTTAACTCCTGAAACTAAATTTGGCGCAGTCGGCGCGATCTTCAAAGCTGATATTACTTCTCCTTCTAACTATCGCTCAAACAATAATTTTAATGAATGGTTGAAAAAACGCAATATTATTGCTTTAAGTGATGTAGACACACGCTCTATTACCTCTTACATTCGTGATAAAGGTGCAAAAAATGTGGTAATATCACATAATCCTGATGGTATATTTAATATAGAGAAATTGTTAAATAAAGCCAAACAATGGTCTGGTTTAAATGGAGTTGATCTAGCTAAAGCAGTAAGTAACTGTAATTCGCCATCCTGGCTAGAAACGTCATGGCAATGGCCATATGGCTATGGAACTCAAAAAGAACATAATTATAATGTTGTAGTTATAGATTATGGTATCAAACGTAATATTTTACGTTTATTATGTGATATAGGCGCTAAAGTTACTATAGTTTCAGCTCAAACTAGTGCTGCAGATATTTTAGCTTTAAATCCTGATGGTATATTTTTATCTAACGGTCCTGGCGATCCATCTGCAACAGGTATTTATAGTATTGCTATATTACAAGAATTATTAACTACGAAAATTCCTATTTTTGGTATTTGTTTAGGGCATCAATTACTAGCTTTAGCTACCGGAGCAAAAACTATCAAGATGCACCAAGGTCACCATGGATCAAATCACCCTGTTAAAGATTACACTACCGGCAAGGTAGAAATTGTTTCGATGAATCACGGGTTTGCTGTAGATAGCAAAAGCTTACCTAATAATGTGAAAGAAACACATATATCTTTATTTGATGGTACCAATTGTGGTATAGCTTTATTAGATAGCCCCGCATTTTCAGTACAACATCACCCGGAAGCGTCTCCTGGTCCTCAAGATAGTCATTATTTATTTCGTCGTTTTTCTCAGTTAATGAATGAATATAAAAATAAAAAAGCTATTAAGTAG
- the dnaG gene encoding DNA primase has protein sequence MYFSPDFLNIIRDRITISQIVSKYIVLDQKKSQPLRGNYWACCPFHNEKTPSFSCNDNKKIYYCFGCHEKGDIFTFVMNIEKIPFVEAVKKIANLAGVKLPKFDNKLLEQDKKKNDLYQIMQWASQYFIQQLHTDRGYKALSYLQHRQISPDTQINFLLGYAPIGSKDLINFLSQKDVTLQQIVDVGLAIWSEDKQQIFPRFRNRLIFPIKDKQKRIIAFGGRALETATNAKYLNSPETVLFNKSEVLYNFEKAKENTSYNVTDNLTNTLILVEGYMDTIALAQAGFNRVVASLGTALTEQQMNLLWSLSDVPLLCLDGDKAGIAAISRSIERSLPLITAQKSLRFLILPHGNDPDDYIKNYGKAAFLQQLSKAMGLFDMLWYLETKGQTFSSPENISKLQAKIQNLLFKVKDPYVKEVYRQELKDRLWKIRFKKSRIVSKFKKNDNLVNYSSSNNLISHLPTSKTNGEKIEALFISLLLAQPFLIDVYNVQIISCELKYNYATALRDKMIEIVIKKIPENREEFIRELNIKQQERHLAHLAQVAEPYKNIWKKYRYYDKQQAEENIKVIFSLLNKRNIEKEKEEFRKDAKENPELDIVARILALKNDSTL, from the coding sequence ATGTATTTTTCACCAGATTTTTTAAATATAATTCGTGATAGAATAACTATCTCTCAGATAGTATCTAAATATATTGTGTTAGATCAAAAAAAATCTCAACCTTTGAGAGGAAATTATTGGGCTTGTTGTCCGTTTCATAATGAAAAAACTCCTAGTTTTTCGTGTAATGATAATAAAAAAATATATTATTGCTTTGGCTGTCATGAAAAAGGAGACATATTCACATTTGTGATGAATATAGAAAAAATTCCTTTTGTTGAAGCTGTCAAAAAAATAGCTAATTTAGCTGGAGTAAAATTACCTAAATTTGATAATAAATTATTAGAACAAGATAAGAAAAAAAATGATCTTTATCAAATTATGCAGTGGGCAAGTCAATATTTCATTCAACAATTACATACTGATAGAGGTTATAAAGCTTTATCTTATTTACAACATCGACAAATTTCACCAGATACGCAAATAAATTTTTTACTAGGATATGCTCCAATTGGTAGCAAGGATCTAATAAATTTTTTAAGTCAAAAAGATGTTACACTACAGCAAATAGTCGATGTAGGGTTAGCTATTTGGTCTGAAGATAAGCAGCAGATTTTTCCTAGATTTAGAAATAGATTGATTTTTCCTATTAAAGATAAGCAAAAACGTATTATTGCTTTTGGTGGACGGGCTCTAGAGACAGCGACTAACGCAAAATATTTGAATTCTCCTGAAACCGTTTTATTTAATAAAAGTGAGGTTTTATATAATTTTGAAAAGGCTAAAGAAAATACTAGTTATAATGTAACAGATAATCTCACTAATACATTAATTTTAGTAGAAGGATATATGGATACTATTGCTTTAGCGCAAGCAGGTTTTAATAGGGTTGTAGCCTCTTTAGGAACGGCTTTAACTGAACAGCAAATGAATTTATTATGGAGTTTATCTGATGTACCATTATTATGTTTGGATGGGGATAAAGCTGGTATAGCAGCTATAAGTAGATCTATAGAAAGATCATTACCTTTGATTACTGCGCAAAAGTCCTTGAGATTTCTAATTTTACCACATGGCAATGACCCTGATGATTATATTAAAAATTACGGTAAGGCAGCTTTTCTACAACAATTGTCAAAGGCTATGGGCTTATTTGATATGCTTTGGTACTTAGAAACTAAAGGGCAAACTTTTTCTAGTCCTGAAAATATTTCTAAATTACAAGCTAAAATACAAAATTTATTGTTTAAAGTTAAGGATCCATATGTTAAGGAAGTATATCGGCAAGAATTAAAAGATAGATTGTGGAAAATTAGATTTAAGAAAAGTCGAATCGTTTCTAAATTTAAGAAAAATGATAATTTAGTTAATTATTCATCAAGCAATAACTTAATTAGTCACTTGCCTACTAGTAAAACGAATGGAGAAAAGATAGAGGCCTTATTTATATCCTTATTGTTAGCACAGCCTTTTTTAATTGATGTATATAATGTACAAATTATATCTTGTGAGTTGAAATATAACTATGCTACCGCATTAAGGGATAAAATGATAGAAATAGTTATAAAGAAAATACCTGAAAATAGGGAAGAATTTATTAGAGAGTTAAATATTAAGCAACAAGAAAGACATTTAGCGCATTTAGCACAAGTAGCCGAACCTTATAAAAATATTTGGAAAAAATATCGATATTATGATAAGCAACAGGCTGAGGAAAATATAAAAGTAATATTTTCATTGTTAAATAAGAGAAATATAGAGAAAGAAAAAGAAGAATTTAGAAAAGATGCAAAGGAGAACCCTGAACTAGATATTGTTGCTAGGATTTTAGCCTTAAAAAATGATAGTACACTTTAA
- a CDS encoding mechanosensitive ion channel family protein: protein MTFSSILIPSLYLILLTLLSFAISYIARNFIGAYIGKKLNIVSKNTEGNCIFKKLNQKISYLIIPFILLTIAPIIPQISADYTAIVQKISLCCIILLIATIMSSILDLTSNYYQNILKDKPVKIYIQIGKLSTFIVAGLLILATLLNQPPLLIISGLGAMLAIVILVFQDTILSLIAGIQISSTNIVKVGDWIEMPNLGADGEVQEILLHTIAVKNWDNTITIIPIRKLVTDSFKNWRNMNQSGARRIKRSLFIDQNTIRFLTSEELKELSKINYLKDYLNQKIKEIEIWNKNLGEQSKIAANTRRLTNLGTFRAYINNYLAKQNNLREDMIMLAKLQAPTAAGLPVEIYCFCDQTSSVKYEAVQADIFEHLYSIIEIFGLKIFQMPTGSDLRNNLQIITKKKNN from the coding sequence ATGACTTTTTCTAGTATCTTAATCCCTAGCCTTTATTTAATTTTACTCACATTATTATCTTTTGCTATATCTTATATAGCACGTAATTTCATCGGGGCTTATATTGGTAAAAAATTAAATATTGTATCAAAAAATACCGAAGGTAACTGTATTTTCAAAAAGTTAAATCAAAAAATTTCTTACCTAATAATTCCATTTATTTTACTTACTATAGCTCCTATTATTCCACAAATTAGCGCCGATTATACAGCTATTGTTCAAAAAATATCATTATGTTGCATAATTTTATTAATAGCTACAATAATGTCCTCTATATTAGATCTCACCAGCAATTATTATCAAAATATCCTAAAAGATAAACCAGTAAAAATTTATATACAAATAGGTAAATTATCAACTTTTATCGTTGCTGGTTTATTAATTTTAGCTACTCTACTTAACCAACCACCGTTGCTGATCATATCCGGTCTAGGTGCTATGTTAGCTATAGTGATTTTAGTGTTCCAGGATACAATATTATCATTAATCGCAGGCATTCAAATTTCCTCAACAAATATAGTAAAAGTTGGTGACTGGATAGAAATGCCAAATCTAGGAGCTGACGGTGAAGTTCAAGAAATTTTATTACATACAATAGCTGTAAAAAATTGGGATAATACCATCACCATAATTCCGATTAGGAAATTAGTGACTGATTCTTTTAAAAATTGGCGTAATATGAACCAATCAGGTGCACGTCGCATTAAACGATCTTTGTTTATTGATCAAAATACTATTCGCTTTTTAACAAGTGAAGAATTAAAAGAATTATCAAAAATTAACTATCTAAAAGATTATCTGAATCAAAAAATCAAAGAAATAGAGATATGGAACAAAAATTTAGGTGAACAAAGCAAAATTGCTGCCAATACTCGCCGTCTTACTAATTTAGGTACTTTTAGAGCTTATATAAATAATTATTTAGCTAAGCAAAATAATTTACGTGAAGATATGATAATGTTAGCTAAATTACAAGCACCTACTGCGGCCGGATTACCTGTGGAAATATATTGTTTCTGTGATCAAACTTCATCAGTAAAATATGAAGCTGTACAAGCAGATATATTTGAACATCTATATTCAATAATAGAAATATTTGGTTTAAAGATATTCCAAATGCCAACCGGCAGCGATTTACGCAACAATTTACAGATAATTACTAAAAAGAAAAATAATTAA